The following proteins are encoded in a genomic region of Porphyrobacter sp. CACIAM 03H1:
- a CDS encoding SMP-30/gluconolactonase/LRE family protein — MKWGIAGLAMLGVGVAGLVAFSPIDPVAWNAPPPLADGQACSSAPRVTAKVLASDLPGKPDGLAFDDAGRLLVAMANGQVAAVDPGTGTWSIAAQGGGFLTGLAYGPGEAIHAVDERAGALLRAQPGGSLRSVLDKVGARRLSWTNDVTAMPDGSIAFTTTATGRSLDDFYLEVLEHRSSGLLLRYDPARGEARVLARDLAMTNGLAATPDGMFLVAESAVYGVSLFSPTGERMAELTGLPGFTGNVRASDRPERYWVTLLSPRSPIVDGTARYPAVRRLLAWLPAGARPQPQSLPCLVEITRNGRKLTPRLVAVEGAATSFSTAIERSGRLYLSPASIAPGSSPQVYVAELPES, encoded by the coding sequence ATGAAGTGGGGGATTGCCGGCCTTGCAATGCTTGGCGTGGGCGTCGCGGGTCTCGTCGCCTTCAGCCCGATCGACCCGGTCGCATGGAACGCGCCCCCGCCACTTGCCGATGGCCAGGCCTGTTCCTCGGCGCCGCGTGTCACCGCGAAGGTGCTGGCGAGCGATCTGCCCGGCAAGCCCGACGGCCTCGCTTTCGATGATGCCGGCCGTCTGCTCGTCGCGATGGCGAACGGGCAGGTGGCCGCTGTCGATCCCGGCACGGGCACGTGGTCCATAGCGGCGCAAGGCGGCGGGTTTCTGACCGGACTCGCCTATGGCCCGGGCGAGGCGATCCATGCGGTAGACGAAAGGGCCGGCGCCTTGCTCCGGGCACAGCCCGGCGGCTCGCTGCGCAGCGTGCTGGACAAGGTCGGAGCCCGACGCCTGTCGTGGACCAATGACGTGACCGCCATGCCGGACGGCAGCATCGCCTTCACGACGACCGCCACGGGCCGAAGTCTCGACGACTTCTATCTCGAGGTGCTCGAACATCGCAGCTCGGGTCTGCTGCTGCGCTACGATCCCGCACGGGGCGAAGCACGGGTGCTCGCCAGGGACCTTGCCATGACCAACGGGTTGGCCGCGACACCTGACGGAATGTTTCTGGTGGCCGAGAGCGCGGTCTATGGGGTGAGCCTGTTCTCGCCCACGGGCGAACGGATGGCGGAACTCACCGGCCTGCCCGGCTTCACCGGGAACGTCCGCGCTTCCGACCGGCCCGAACGCTATTGGGTGACGCTGCTCTCTCCGCGCTCGCCCATCGTCGACGGAACTGCAAGATATCCCGCGGTGCGCCGCCTGCTGGCGTGGCTCCCTGCCGGCGCGCGTCCGCAGCCGCAATCCCTGCCCTGCCTTGTCGAGATTACCCGCAACGGCCGGAAACTGACCCCGCGCCTCGTCGCGGTGGAGGGCGCGGCCACCTCCTTCAGCACCGCCATCGAGCGCAGCGGCAGGCTCTACCTTTCGCCCGCCAGCATCGCTCCGGGGAGCAGCCCACAGGTCTACGTCGCCGAGCTGCCCGAGAGCTGA
- a CDS encoding Lrp/AsnC family transcriptional regulator, producing the protein MPDLFHEQPGLRNIMPDMGIDAGDLRILKALQADARLTVQELADSVAMSTSAAWRRVKRLEQAAIIKGYNATLDRRALGLGVLAFIRVTIDSHSRDEARRFEEQVLELDAVIACWSIAGEADFLLQVVASDLDSYADFAMNVVRRLPGIKEMHTMFALKEVKPLSGLPLQLSGSSAT; encoded by the coding sequence ATGCCCGATCTGTTTCATGAACAACCTGGATTGCGGAATATCATGCCGGATATGGGGATCGACGCGGGAGATTTGCGGATTCTGAAGGCACTTCAGGCCGATGCCCGGCTGACCGTGCAGGAACTCGCCGACAGCGTCGCGATGTCGACCTCGGCGGCGTGGCGGAGGGTCAAGCGGCTCGAACAGGCCGCGATCATAAAGGGCTATAACGCCACGCTCGATCGGCGCGCGTTGGGGCTGGGCGTGCTTGCCTTCATCCGTGTGACCATCGACAGCCACAGCCGCGACGAAGCCCGCCGGTTCGAGGAGCAGGTGCTCGAGCTCGACGCCGTGATCGCCTGCTGGTCGATCGCGGGCGAAGCGGATTTCCTCCTGCAGGTGGTGGCGAGCGATCTCGACAGCTATGCCGACTTCGCCATGAACGTCGTGCGGCGGTTGCCCGGCATCAAGGAGATGCACACGATGTTCGCGCTCAAGGAGGTGAAGCCGCTTTCCGGCCTGCCGCTTCAGCTCTCGGGCAGCTCGGCGACGTAG
- a CDS encoding proline dehydrogenase family protein: MKQIGHDLARGAAIRKPFSPRSCYTTAMTNAWQKTMIALARSPVAKRLAQRTIGSSALARQYVGGADAAEAVNTARELLSRCAIAASLFHLGEYVDTPQLAESNFQAKIAAARLAGEAGIDVHVSVDPTQLGYLFDPEGAEARMAAIADAIRVAAAGRSGVHMLMLDMEDASVTDATIALHDTMARAGLPVGLTLQAYRHRTLEDLRRAIETGARVRLVKGAFAAGPPLALQKEREIKANYRKLISLMLSPQAKSAGFYPVIATHDTALHDHARHEARSHGWQPGEYEFEMLLGVRTNVAEALAREGERVRLYVPFGPDWWPYAVRRIGENPRNALLLARSAVSRD, encoded by the coding sequence ATGAAACAGATCGGGCATGATCTGGCTCGCGGCGCGGCAATTCGCAAACCTTTTTCACCACGGTCTTGCTACACCACCGCCATGACCAATGCCTGGCAGAAGACCATGATCGCGCTCGCGCGCAGCCCCGTCGCCAAGAGGTTGGCTCAGCGGACCATTGGCAGCTCGGCCCTCGCCCGGCAGTATGTCGGTGGTGCCGACGCGGCCGAGGCGGTGAACACCGCAAGGGAACTGCTGTCGCGCTGCGCGATCGCCGCCTCGCTGTTCCATCTCGGCGAGTATGTGGACACGCCGCAGCTGGCCGAAAGCAACTTCCAGGCGAAGATCGCCGCAGCCCGGCTCGCCGGTGAGGCGGGTATCGACGTCCATGTCTCGGTCGATCCCACGCAGCTTGGCTATCTGTTCGATCCCGAAGGCGCCGAGGCCCGGATGGCGGCGATCGCCGACGCGATACGCGTCGCGGCTGCCGGGCGAAGCGGCGTTCACATGCTGATGCTCGACATGGAAGATGCCAGCGTTACCGACGCAACCATTGCCCTTCATGACACCATGGCGCGTGCCGGCCTCCCGGTCGGGCTCACCCTTCAGGCCTATCGCCACCGAACGCTCGAGGACCTGCGCCGCGCCATCGAAACGGGAGCGCGGGTTAGGCTGGTAAAGGGCGCCTTTGCGGCAGGCCCGCCGCTGGCCTTGCAGAAGGAAAGGGAGATCAAGGCCAACTACCGCAAGTTGATCAGCCTGATGCTCTCGCCCCAAGCGAAGTCTGCCGGCTTCTACCCCGTCATCGCCACGCATGACACGGCCCTCCACGACCACGCCCGCCATGAAGCGCGATCCCATGGCTGGCAGCCGGGGGAATACGAGTTCGAGATGTTGCTCGGCGTGCGCACGAATGTCGCCGAGGCGCTGGCCCGGGAGGGCGAGAGGGTGCGCCTCTATGTTCCCTTCGGCCCGGACTGGTGGCCCTACGCGGTGCGCCGCATCGGCGAGAACCCGCGCAACGCCCTCCTGCTCGCGCGCTCGGCGGTCAGCCGTGACTGA
- a CDS encoding DUF2000 domain-containing protein → MTDAGTQALRVAIVIDPDQPLGLLANTVAVLAAGLGAAMPALGGRTLVDSTGRAYLNSADRPIPVLQASAGTLATLLGKAAAAPEGAVLVPFPQFARTIHDFAAYADAFSVRDLGSEPLLGMGIAGPDKWVRSLTGALKLLR, encoded by the coding sequence GTGACTGATGCCGGCACACAGGCGCTGCGGGTCGCCATCGTGATCGACCCCGATCAGCCGCTGGGGCTCCTCGCCAACACCGTAGCGGTGCTCGCCGCAGGCCTCGGGGCGGCCATGCCAGCGCTTGGAGGAAGGACGCTGGTCGACAGCACAGGTCGTGCCTACCTGAACAGCGCCGACCGTCCGATCCCGGTCCTGCAGGCCTCGGCCGGGACGCTTGCGACGCTGCTCGGGAAGGCGGCGGCCGCACCGGAGGGCGCCGTCCTCGTGCCCTTCCCGCAGTTCGCCCGGACGATCCACGACTTCGCGGCCTATGCAGATGCATTCTCGGTCCGCGACCTTGGCTCCGAGCCGCTGCTCGGCATGGGGATTGCAGGACCGGACAAATGGGTGCGCTCCCTGACCGGGGCGCTCAAGCTGCTGCGCTGA
- a CDS encoding NAD(P)-binding protein: MKTIATDYLVIGAGAVGMAFADTILEETDAHVTIIDRQARPGGHWNDAYSFVALHQPSAFYGVNSLPLGENRKDSHGVNAGLYELASGPEISGYYERVMRQRLLPSGRVTYLPMSEHRGEGRVVSLMSGEEVQVSVRRKVVESAHNSPVIPANHTPRFAVGEGVRMVPPGALPRLWLAPERPERFVILGAGKTAMDAIGWLLAMGTPAESIQWIKPRESWLINRTCTQPGAEFFDAVFGGQLAQMRAFAQGTSPDDIFARLEAAGMMLRIDPAVTPTMFHYATISEGEVAALRTVTNVVRKGRVQAITQAAITLEQGSEPAIPGALYVDCTASAVEPRPPVPIFQGDRIVPQLVRVPQPCFSAALIAFVEAHYPDDAAKNALCRTVPFPHDLKSYLTTNIVNIMNQGAWFADERLGAWIRRSRLDGFGKIAAAVDRSDTARVAVLQELRQTGPAAVQNLMRLAAA, encoded by the coding sequence ATGAAGACCATTGCCACCGATTATCTCGTCATCGGCGCGGGTGCCGTCGGCATGGCCTTTGCGGACACGATCCTCGAGGAAACCGACGCGCATGTGACCATCATCGACCGGCAGGCCCGTCCGGGCGGCCACTGGAACGATGCCTACTCCTTCGTTGCGCTGCATCAGCCCTCGGCCTTTTACGGCGTGAACTCGCTCCCGCTGGGCGAGAACCGAAAGGACAGCCACGGTGTCAACGCGGGCCTTTACGAGCTTGCGTCCGGGCCGGAGATCAGCGGCTATTACGAAAGGGTGATGCGCCAGCGGCTGCTTCCGTCGGGCCGCGTGACCTATCTGCCGATGTCCGAACATCGCGGCGAGGGGCGCGTCGTCTCGTTGATGTCGGGCGAGGAGGTGCAGGTGAGCGTGCGCCGCAAGGTGGTGGAATCGGCCCACAACAGCCCGGTCATTCCCGCCAATCACACACCGCGCTTTGCCGTGGGCGAGGGCGTCCGCATGGTGCCGCCGGGCGCGCTGCCGCGGCTGTGGCTCGCTCCCGAACGGCCCGAGCGCTTCGTGATCCTCGGCGCGGGCAAGACCGCGATGGACGCGATTGGCTGGCTGCTTGCGATGGGCACACCGGCTGAGTCGATCCAGTGGATCAAGCCGCGCGAAAGCTGGCTGATCAACCGCACTTGCACCCAGCCCGGGGCGGAGTTCTTCGACGCCGTGTTCGGCGGCCAGCTCGCCCAGATGCGCGCTTTTGCGCAAGGCACCTCACCCGATGATATCTTCGCCCGGCTCGAAGCGGCAGGCATGATGCTGCGGATCGATCCGGCCGTGACGCCCACGATGTTCCACTACGCGACGATCTCGGAAGGCGAGGTCGCGGCTCTGCGCACCGTCACCAACGTCGTGCGCAAGGGGCGCGTGCAGGCGATCACGCAGGCGGCAATCACGCTCGAGCAGGGCAGCGAGCCTGCCATTCCCGGCGCGCTCTATGTCGATTGCACCGCCTCCGCAGTCGAACCGCGCCCGCCTGTGCCGATCTTTCAGGGCGACCGGATCGTGCCGCAGCTCGTGCGCGTGCCGCAGCCCTGTTTCAGCGCCGCGCTGATTGCCTTTGTCGAGGCGCATTATCCCGACGATGCGGCGAAGAACGCGCTGTGCCGCACAGTGCCTTTCCCGCACGATCTCAAGAGCTATCTCACCACCAACATCGTCAACATCATGAATCAGGGCGCATGGTTTGCCGACGAGCGGCTCGGCGCATGGATCCGCCGGAGCCGCCTTGACGGTTTCGGCAAGATCGCGGCCGCGGTGGACCGCAGCGATACGGCAAGGGTCGCAGTGTTGCAGGAGCTGCGGCAGACCGGACCTGCAGCGGTGCAGAATCTGATGCGGCTCGCCGCGGCCTGA
- a CDS encoding TetR/AcrR family transcriptional regulator encodes MSVSRPLSQDDLARFKAELCDVAARLFAEHGAENVSMRQIAGAMGISPMTPYRYFASRDEILAAVRIRGFEAFAAELEQAYADTPGGSAAKAMAAGRAYIDFAFANANTYRLMFEVHQQEDSGDGALGAAVARARATLSVYGTELIARGIPRARALAMETLVWSTLHGAVMLEMSRTTPPGSAQEALALLGQMKLHQP; translated from the coding sequence ATGTCCGTGTCGCGCCCGTTGAGCCAGGATGATCTTGCCCGCTTCAAGGCCGAGCTGTGCGACGTGGCCGCACGCCTGTTTGCCGAGCATGGCGCGGAGAACGTCTCGATGCGCCAGATCGCCGGGGCCATGGGGATCAGTCCGATGACCCCCTATCGCTATTTCGCCAGCCGCGACGAGATCCTCGCGGCGGTGCGCATCCGGGGCTTCGAAGCCTTCGCCGCCGAGCTCGAGCAGGCCTATGCCGACACGCCCGGAGGCAGCGCAGCCAAGGCCATGGCGGCGGGCCGGGCCTATATCGACTTCGCGTTCGCCAATGCGAACACCTACCGCTTGATGTTCGAAGTCCATCAGCAGGAGGACAGCGGCGATGGGGCGTTGGGCGCGGCGGTGGCGCGGGCGCGGGCGACGCTCTCGGTCTACGGCACGGAGTTGATCGCGCGGGGCATACCCAGAGCCCGCGCGCTGGCGATGGAAACGCTGGTCTGGTCGACCCTCCACGGCGCAGTCATGCTTGAGATGTCAAGGACCACCCCGCCGGGCTCCGCGCAGGAAGCTCTGGCGCTGCTCGGGCAGATGAAGCTGCACCAGCCCTAG
- a CDS encoding TonB-dependent receptor → MPDTQTDPSQRGGPSSIALVNRSEENVITQASDAFGTSVGDETIGLYSGGNVRGFSAFAAQNVRIEGLYFDNQGPLSDAVRAGSTIQVGISALGYPFPAPTGIVDFAFRRVGERPVVSARTGFGDFFAPFATVDAALPLTGSLDLNVGAGVEEFIYPDGADFWFVRYGGVMRWRPADGVELTGFYSRYDYFDEETTPVIFTASAFLPRRVARNRFVGQDWADWAGHSQNFGGMAKVTRGGWRIGLGLFSSRFTIDRFGANFFASTRADGSAERQVLLGRDQVSQSYSGELLVEREFAEGPRRHRLLASARFRRVDDDLGGFAFRSLGPGTIDVADPVTEPAVAFGALTRDEIGQETGALGYEMQWQGLGEFNLGVQKTRYRKEVRAPGLAPTANEDSPILWNASAAITAIEGLAIYAATTRGLEESGTAPSFAANANLTLPALRTRQVEAGVRWTLAKDVKLITGLFDVRRPYFELDTDNVFRVLGDVKHRGAEISLTARPVPGLNVVAGAVLMRPRVTGEAVEQGCLGERPLGRVGTTLDLRIDYQPPAFDALSVDLGINYTGDRAARIDNTLFIPERALVDLGTRYRFRLGRTPAVLRAQIANLTNVFGWNVTGGGGFQFIASRRFNLSFSADF, encoded by the coding sequence TTGCCGGACACGCAAACGGATCCGTCGCAGCGCGGCGGCCCTTCCAGCATTGCGCTGGTCAATCGCTCCGAAGAGAACGTCATCACCCAGGCATCCGATGCCTTCGGGACCAGCGTGGGCGATGAGACCATCGGTCTCTACAGCGGCGGCAATGTGCGGGGGTTCTCCGCTTTCGCCGCGCAGAACGTGCGGATCGAAGGGCTCTACTTCGACAACCAGGGCCCGCTCAGCGATGCAGTGCGCGCCGGATCGACGATCCAGGTCGGCATTTCGGCGCTCGGCTACCCGTTTCCGGCGCCGACGGGGATCGTGGATTTCGCTTTCCGGCGCGTGGGCGAGCGGCCCGTGGTCAGCGCCCGCACCGGATTCGGTGATTTCTTCGCGCCCTTCGCCACCGTCGATGCCGCACTGCCGCTGACCGGCAGTCTCGACCTCAATGTCGGTGCCGGGGTCGAGGAGTTCATCTACCCCGATGGAGCGGATTTCTGGTTCGTGCGTTACGGCGGGGTGATGCGCTGGCGCCCTGCCGACGGCGTGGAGCTGACCGGATTCTACAGCCGCTACGACTATTTCGACGAGGAGACGACACCGGTGATCTTCACCGCCAGTGCCTTCCTCCCCCGCCGTGTCGCCCGCAACCGCTTCGTCGGTCAGGACTGGGCCGACTGGGCGGGCCATTCGCAGAATTTCGGCGGCATGGCGAAGGTCACGCGCGGGGGCTGGCGGATCGGGCTGGGGCTGTTCTCCTCGCGCTTCACCATCGACCGGTTCGGCGCGAATTTCTTCGCCAGTACGCGGGCCGATGGCAGCGCCGAACGGCAGGTCCTGCTGGGCCGCGATCAGGTGTCCCAATCCTATTCGGGCGAGTTGCTGGTCGAGCGTGAATTCGCCGAAGGTCCGCGCCGCCATCGGCTGCTGGCTTCGGCAAGGTTCCGGCGGGTTGATGACGACCTTGGCGGCTTCGCTTTTCGCAGCCTCGGCCCCGGCACGATCGACGTCGCCGATCCGGTTACCGAGCCCGCCGTCGCCTTCGGCGCGCTGACCCGCGACGAGATCGGGCAGGAGACCGGTGCGTTGGGCTACGAGATGCAATGGCAAGGGCTGGGCGAATTCAATCTCGGGGTGCAGAAGACCCGCTATCGCAAGGAAGTGCGCGCGCCCGGTCTTGCTCCGACCGCCAACGAGGACAGTCCGATCCTGTGGAACGCCTCGGCCGCGATCACGGCGATCGAGGGGCTGGCGATCTATGCCGCGACCACGCGCGGGCTGGAGGAAAGCGGCACCGCGCCGTCCTTTGCCGCCAACGCCAACCTCACTCTACCCGCCTTGCGCACCCGGCAGGTCGAAGCCGGGGTGCGCTGGACGCTGGCCAAGGACGTCAAGCTGATCACCGGGCTGTTCGACGTGCGCCGCCCCTATTTCGAGCTCGATACCGACAACGTCTTCCGCGTGCTGGGCGACGTGAAGCACCGGGGCGCGGAAATCTCGCTGACAGCGAGGCCCGTGCCGGGGCTCAATGTGGTGGCAGGAGCGGTCCTGATGCGTCCGCGCGTTACCGGCGAGGCGGTGGAGCAAGGCTGCCTGGGCGAACGACCGCTGGGCCGGGTGGGCACGACACTCGACCTCAGGATCGATTATCAGCCACCGGCCTTCGATGCCCTCTCGGTCGATCTCGGCATCAACTACACAGGTGACCGAGCCGCGCGCATCGACAACACGCTGTTCATCCCCGAGCGCGCGCTTGTCGATCTCGGCACGCGCTACCGCTTCAGGCTCGGCCGCACGCCTGCCGTGCTGCGCGCACAGATCGCCAACCTGACCAATGTGTTCGGTTGGAACGTCACGGGCGGCGGGGGCTTCCAGTTCATCGCCTCGCGGCGGTTCAACCTGTCGTTTTCGGCTGACTTCTGA
- a CDS encoding transketolase yields MPDADLTTPQAASDTGHIAMLEAIEQRLRWLSSWTVHNANNLRLKRDGLKVGGHQASCASMTAIMTALYFHALGPKDKVAVKPHAGPVLHAIHYLLDEQTREKLEAFRGLGGVQSYPSRTKDTIPVDFSTGSVGLGVAVTAFSSLVQDYLVAHGQLAEADTGRMIALMGDAELDEGNIYECLIEGYKHDLRNCWWIVDYNRQSLDATTADRMFRRFDDIFETCGWRVVTLKHGRLQREAFKRPGGKALEDWIENCPNADFAVLTYLGGAAWRERLERDLAGVRGVAELLADHDDAALARLMTNLGGHCLETLTQAFDSVTDDKPTLFIAYTVKGYGLPLAGHKDNHSGMMNTAQIEGLRAELGIEPGQEWDKWAGLGDNLAARLEALVKDSPIARKAAEHRAPAVPVPALPVPEGAVQSTQAAFGRILFDLSKSDAPLADRIVTTAPDVTQTTNLGAFVNQRGLFRRQELADVFQKAKIPSAQKWSAHTAGQHIELGIAENNFFLALTSLGLAAPHFGTRLLPVGTVYDPFIARGLDALNYGCYQDARFLLVGTPSGITLAGEGGAHQSINTPLIGMGQPGLESFDPAFADEVALLMRWAFEHMQAEGGSSVYLRLTTRQIEQQARSDDSWQAGAVAGAYWLREPAPGAKAAIAYSGAVAPEALSAWEQLTDDIPGLGLLAVTSPDRLHRDWSRSRAARWNGGTRQPSHIETLLGRLAPDAGLVTVLDGSPAALSWLGGVRGHRVSPLGTDRFGQTGDLPDLYRTYRLDEEAIFEAMAELFLG; encoded by the coding sequence ATGCCTGATGCCGACCTGACCACGCCTCAAGCCGCTAGCGATACCGGCCACATCGCCATGCTCGAAGCGATCGAGCAGCGGCTGCGCTGGCTGTCATCGTGGACGGTGCACAATGCGAACAATCTGCGTCTCAAGCGTGACGGGCTGAAGGTCGGCGGGCATCAGGCATCGTGCGCCTCGATGACCGCGATCATGACCGCGCTCTATTTCCATGCGCTGGGGCCGAAGGACAAGGTGGCGGTGAAGCCGCACGCCGGGCCGGTGCTGCACGCGATCCACTATCTGCTGGACGAGCAGACGCGCGAGAAGCTTGAGGCGTTTCGGGGGCTGGGCGGGGTGCAGTCCTATCCCAGCCGCACCAAGGATACAATTCCCGTCGACTTCTCGACCGGCTCGGTCGGCCTCGGGGTGGCGGTGACGGCGTTCAGCAGCCTCGTGCAGGATTACCTCGTCGCGCACGGCCAGCTCGCCGAAGCCGACACTGGCCGGATGATTGCGTTGATGGGCGATGCCGAGCTGGACGAGGGCAATATCTACGAATGCCTGATCGAGGGCTACAAGCACGACCTCCGCAATTGCTGGTGGATCGTCGACTACAACCGCCAGAGCCTCGATGCGACCACGGCGGACCGGATGTTCCGCCGCTTCGACGATATCTTCGAGACCTGCGGCTGGCGGGTGGTGACGCTGAAGCACGGCAGGCTCCAGCGCGAGGCGTTCAAGCGGCCCGGGGGCAAGGCGTTGGAGGACTGGATCGAGAACTGCCCCAATGCCGACTTCGCGGTGCTGACCTATCTCGGCGGCGCGGCGTGGCGCGAGCGGTTGGAGCGGGATCTGGCGGGCGTACGGGGCGTGGCCGAATTGCTGGCCGATCATGACGATGCCGCGCTTGCCCGGCTGATGACCAACCTTGGCGGGCATTGCCTCGAAACGCTGACGCAGGCCTTCGACAGCGTGACCGACGACAAGCCGACGCTGTTCATCGCCTATACCGTCAAGGGCTACGGCTTACCGCTGGCCGGGCACAAGGACAATCACTCCGGCATGATGAACACCGCGCAGATCGAAGGGCTGCGCGCCGAACTCGGGATCGAACCGGGGCAGGAATGGGACAAGTGGGCGGGTCTCGGCGACAATCTCGCCGCGCGGCTCGAGGCGCTGGTGAAAGACAGCCCGATTGCCCGCAAGGCCGCCGAACACCGCGCGCCTGCCGTGCCGGTGCCGGCCTTGCCGGTGCCGGAAGGGGCGGTGCAGTCCACACAAGCAGCCTTCGGGCGCATCCTCTTCGATCTCTCCAAGTCCGATGCGCCGCTCGCCGACCGGATCGTGACCACCGCGCCCGATGTGACCCAGACCACCAACCTCGGTGCCTTCGTCAACCAGCGCGGGCTGTTCCGGCGGCAGGAACTGGCCGACGTGTTCCAGAAGGCCAAGATCCCTTCCGCGCAGAAGTGGTCTGCGCACACCGCCGGCCAGCACATCGAGCTGGGGATCGCCGAGAACAACTTCTTCCTCGCGCTCACGTCGCTGGGGCTGGCCGCGCCGCACTTCGGCACGCGGCTGCTGCCGGTGGGGACGGTCTATGATCCCTTCATCGCGCGCGGTTTGGATGCCCTCAACTATGGCTGCTATCAGGATGCACGCTTCCTGCTGGTGGGCACGCCTTCAGGCATCACGCTGGCGGGCGAGGGCGGGGCGCACCAGTCGATCAACACGCCGCTGATCGGAATGGGCCAGCCGGGGCTCGAGAGCTTCGATCCTGCCTTCGCCGACGAGGTCGCGCTGCTGATGCGCTGGGCGTTCGAGCATATGCAGGCCGAGGGCGGCAGCTCGGTCTATCTGAGGCTCACCACCCGGCAGATCGAACAACAGGCGCGCTCCGACGACAGCTGGCAGGCAGGTGCCGTCGCCGGGGCTTACTGGCTGCGCGAACCCGCCCCCGGTGCCAAGGCCGCGATCGCCTATAGCGGCGCGGTTGCCCCCGAGGCGCTGTCTGCGTGGGAGCAGCTCACCGACGACATCCCCGGCCTCGGCCTCCTCGCCGTGACCTCGCCCGACAGGCTGCACCGCGACTGGTCGCGGTCGCGCGCTGCGCGCTGGAACGGGGGCACGCGCCAGCCGAGCCACATCGAGACCCTGCTCGGCCGGCTTGCCCCCGATGCCGGCCTCGTCACCGTGCTGGACGGATCGCCTGCGGCGCTTTCGTGGCTCGGCGGGGTGCGCGGGCACCGTGTCAGCCCGCTCGGCACCGACCGCTTCGGCCAGACCGGAGACCTCCCCGATCTTTACCGCACCTACCGCCTCGACGAGGAAGCAATCTTCGAAGCCATGGCAGAGCTGTTCCTCGGCTGA
- a CDS encoding sigma factor-like helix-turn-helix DNA-binding protein: MQGVKFTMPSMAQSELPPGSGRHAALERLTDREKECLLRRLHHQTAKEMAIDMGLSSHAIEKRLKMARTKLGVSSSLQAARLLAASEGYQITGPLPTDLDEAQTSAKAPHLQTVLTGACLMFAAVIVVMLVAGPGAEPFALPRPGEIIVSGPSTFDELDKDRSGFLEGEEAPALAQFGGDAEYEQLPDGSVHLSGDYVTVIESSGLRDRFYLEADADRDGKVSAAEFSRWAGIRTTVQEPAGCAERTESCPAGQSRG; encoded by the coding sequence ATGCAGGGCGTCAAGTTCACCATGCCGAGCATGGCTCAAAGCGAACTTCCTCCTGGCAGCGGCAGGCACGCTGCGCTCGAACGACTTACCGATCGCGAGAAAGAGTGCTTGCTGCGGCGGCTGCATCATCAAACCGCCAAGGAAATGGCGATCGACATGGGGCTGTCATCTCATGCCATCGAAAAACGTCTCAAGATGGCTCGGACCAAACTTGGTGTTTCGTCGTCGCTTCAGGCCGCCCGCCTGCTGGCGGCAAGTGAAGGGTACCAGATCACAGGACCCCTGCCGACGGACCTCGACGAAGCGCAAACCTCGGCCAAAGCTCCTCATCTCCAAACAGTGCTCACCGGAGCATGCCTTATGTTTGCAGCTGTTATTGTCGTCATGTTGGTAGCCGGTCCTGGTGCCGAACCCTTCGCCCTTCCAAGGCCAGGCGAGATTATCGTCTCGGGCCCTTCGACGTTTGATGAACTCGATAAGGACAGGAGCGGTTTCCTCGAAGGCGAAGAGGCTCCTGCGCTTGCTCAGTTTGGTGGAGACGCCGAGTATGAGCAGCTCCCTGACGGTAGTGTACACTTAAGTGGTGATTACGTTACAGTTATCGAAAGCAGCGGGCTTCGGGACAGATTTTATCTTGAAGCCGATGCTGATCGTGATGGGAAGGTTTCAGCCGCCGAATTCAGTCGCTGGGCCGGGATAAGGACCACGGTGCAAGAGCCTGCCGGCTGTGCGGAGCGGACCGAAAGCTGTCCTGCGGGTCAAAGCAGGGGCTGA
- a CDS encoding ferric reductase-like transmembrane domain-containing protein, which yields MTTRNATTPAITGRILFLLIASAIGVVVMGVLYAGTFSVESIRFAVRLTARFSLALFLIAFCASALQKLWPSSSTAFLVRNRRWFGLSFAFSHLMHALLLVMFLNADPVTFWSMVKTINLVLGGTGYLFITLLAATSFDGAVRKLGPARWKQFHTLAVWVVWGNFVLSNAKRIPVSEFYIIPVALLLLAVALRLLARRAARRPLAA from the coding sequence ATGACGACGCGAAATGCCACAACCCCGGCGATCACGGGGCGGATTTTGTTCCTGCTGATTGCGTCGGCAATCGGTGTAGTGGTCATGGGGGTGCTTTATGCTGGCACCTTCAGCGTTGAATCCATTCGGTTCGCTGTGCGCCTGACGGCGCGATTTTCGTTGGCGCTGTTCCTTATCGCCTTCTGTGCCTCGGCGCTGCAAAAGCTGTGGCCGAGCTCTTCAACAGCTTTCCTCGTTCGCAACAGGCGGTGGTTCGGGCTGAGCTTTGCCTTTTCACACCTCATGCACGCCCTGCTGCTGGTCATGTTCCTCAACGCCGACCCTGTCACTTTCTGGTCGATGGTCAAAACTATCAACCTGGTTCTGGGCGGCACCGGATATCTCTTCATCACCCTTCTGGCCGCCACATCCTTTGACGGCGCCGTGCGGAAGCTGGGGCCCGCCCGCTGGAAGCAGTTCCACACGCTCGCCGTCTGGGTTGTGTGGGGCAATTTCGTGCTCTCGAATGCCAAGCGTATTCCGGTCAGTGAGTTCTACATCATCCCGGTCGCACTTCTTCTTCTTGCGGTAGCGCTGCGCCTTCTCGCGCGCCGCGCCGCCCGCAGGCCGCTCGCGGCGTGA